CTTGCTCCGGTGTTGCACCAACTATAGTATAATCGCGCAGCTGACCACCCTGTGCAGATTCTGTATATCCACACCGTGTACAACGAAGAAGCACATTCTCGCCTTCACGCCCTACTGGTATCATCAATCCCCCGCAACGTGAACAGAACTTCATATGACGATTACCTCCCCTCTCGTCTCCTTATGCGTGTCTTTGTTATTCAGCCAACGCTACCTAGCCGGCATAACCCCACTATATATATCTAACCCTTTACTCCATCACTGTCTAGGGCAAAAGCTTGACTATTACACCCTCTATCATGACTGCATTATACTCCTCAATAATCCTAATGGCTTCGTGTAGCCTAGCATCGTTGGAAGCGTATATAGTTAATAATGGATCGCCTTTTCTAACCCTATACCCTGTCTTAACATGGAGCTTGATACCGGCCGATTTGTCATCCGGTGCACCAGCCGCCTTAGCTGCAAGCGTTATAGCTACATTGTCTATCGATGTTACAACACCGTCGCGTGGCGATTCTAGAGTAAACTGTCGAGAAGCCAAACGTATGTCATCCGGCTTAACGTCAGGATCACCCTCCTGAACCTCAATAATTTCCCTAAACTTGCTATAAGCAGCTCCACTCCGGAGAAGTTCACAAGCTAAGCTATAGCCACGACCACGGGGAGCAACGCCACCAAGCTCAAATACTAACCCTGCAAGACTGCAAGCTTTCTCTATAAGCCCAGGTGGCCCATCACCCTTAATCAGCGTCTCTAGCGCTTCTTGCGCCTCTAATGCAGGACCCACAGCAAATCCTATTGGCTCACCACCAAAGGTTAACGCTACACGCATTGTAACACCTAGTCGACTAGCCTGAGAGAGAAACATTGATGCGAGAGAAGTGGCTTCCTTTTCATCTTCTACTTTAGCTCCTCGTCCCACCGGTATGTCTATGACAAGTCTCGACACACTCATGGCCAGCTTCTTAGCAAGTATACTTGCAACCATCTGGGCCGGCGGGTCAATTCCTATGCGTCTTTCAATACGCACGAAGATGTCATCTGCTGGTGCTAGATTAAGCGCACCACCCCATACAATGAGCCCGCGTGCTTTAAGAGCCATCTCATGTATCTCTTCGGCCGAGAAAGTAACACGAGCTAATACCTCCATAGTGTCAGCTGTGCCCGCAGGACTTGTTATAGCACGACTACTCGTCTTCGGTATAAGGAGCCCCTTGGAAGCTACTGTCGGTACAACGAGTAGAGCAACCTTACTGTTGCCTGGCACTCCTCCTATACTATGTTCGTCGTATACAGGCTCGCCAAAACTAACCACTTCACCTGTCTCTACCATAGCCCTTATGAGGTAGCCTAGCTCTTCCTCGCTTAGCTTATGGTGTAACTGGCTTACCAGAAAAGCTGCTATTTGCGCATCATCGTAGAACCCAGAGACTATATCGCTTATAAACCGCTTATAGTCTCCTGCATCGAGTTTCTTACCTTCAAGACGACGTTTAAACGCGTCAAAGCTGGGCGGCAGATCCAATGGATAGACCTCTACCGAGCTACACTCATCCAACTTCTTAAGCAATCCCCGCGAGATTGCTGCTTTACCAGCCTCAACGCTAGGATTTACAGCCGCTAACGCGCCAAGACCACGTCCACCACACACCACACTAACACGCGAGCCAGCAACAATGCCAAGCCGCTCTGCATCATGAGGATTGAGGAAGACTACATCACAGCCTACATCAATATCTACTGGTTCCACACGTAGATGCGCAGGCTTCACGACTAATCCACCTAGCCACATACTATCAAGATCATAAGTAGAACACCGTCAGGGATTCCTGGACTATTCTGTCTAAGAGTCTCTACACATACTAACACACCAGATTGGTGGCAGAATAAAAATGTGTAAGAAAAGGCTTAAAGCATACATATCAATAGAAAATACAAGATTACCGCTCGAAGCATATTACCATCCAGAAGGCTGCATGAAAGCTAAACAGCCGCACCTAGACCTACCATGTATCGAACCCCTCTGTTCACTAACAGTCAAGCGCGGCTTCACACTCATGTGCAGAAATCTCGGGAACTGTATAGAGCTAACAGAGCCAATAACCGGCATAACAGTGACAATATGTCTAGAAGCTGGAGAGCCTCTTTGCAGAAAATCAGTATACATTATGCGGACACGGAGCAAGAAGATATACATATCACCGATAATTGTGAGGACGGAGCACTAACGCAGAACTACGCAGTCACAACACAGCTAATCAGTGTATTACTACCACACATCTCGGAGAACAGGATCCCTCCGATACAGCTAGCCGAGAACGATTCCACGCGAGAGAAGCTAAGGGAAGGTGTGGTGCGGGGGGTGGGATTTGAACCCACGCAGGCCTACGCCAGCGGGTCCTCAGCCCGCCCCCCTTGCCTGGCTCGGTGACAAATCAAGAGGAGCTGAAACGCGGTCTGTTAATGGGTTGCAGCAGGATGGAGCCACCGATATGCCAGGGGTTGCTGCAACACCGCTGCGGCTCACCCCAGAGCTGCTGCGCGGCTTCCTGGGATGGCTGGTCGACGAGGGGCTCTCCCAGGAGTCAAAGCAGTACAGGGAGTATACGAACAAGGCCAGAGAGGTTGTCGGAGTTGTACTCGACTGCCAGACGGTGGCCGAGCTCGCGAAGAGGAGCAAGCGCTGGCACGAGTTCGTGAGCAGGCTGCTGACCTATGTTGGGCACAAGCGCGGCCTGGGCCTCAAGCGGGTAGCAGCCGACCTGAGGGACTGCATGCCGAGGAAGGCGGCAGGCGGCGAGGACACCTACGTGCCGCCCCTGGAGAGGGTCGTGAAGGCTGGCCGAAAGCTTTCGGGCGACCCCGAGGCCTACGCGGCCTGGCTCCTGCTGGTGAGCACGGGGGCCAGGTTCACCACAGTCGTGGACGTGCTGCTCAGCTTCGAGAGGGAGCGCCTAGTATGCCTGGACACAGGGGTGTGCAGATACCACGTTGACTACAAGCGCGGCGAGAAAGAGCAGTGGGCCATGTACGCCCCCGAAGAGGTATGGCGCTGGCTGGCCGAGAGGCTCCCCATGAATGTGCCAGAGGGCGAGGACAGGGACAGGCTCTACGAGGATCTCAGGGTACGCGTAGTGGCCAACGGCGGGGTGAGGGTGAAGCACTACCGCAACTTCGTGTTCAACAAGATGATAGAGCTGGGCATCCCCGAGGGCGTAGCCGACTGGGTGATAGGCCACAAGCCAGACACTGTGGGCAGGAAGAACTACCTAGCCAAGCTCGCACAGGCAGACAAATGGTACCCGCTCTACGCCCAGTGGCTACGCAGAGAGATACTCTCGAAGCTGTAGGCTCCCTTTCTCCTGACAGGCTGGTAGCCCGCAAGTAGGAGCAGGATATACACTAGACTATACTATGATAGTACGAGACCTCTTTGCCTGACAGGCAGGTAGCCTGCTAAGCCGCTATAATAATAGCATTTGCATGTGCAATACCTCAAGGGTGGCGGCGTGGGCTCGCAGAGTCGCCGTGTGCTACTAGCATACGTCGACGAGAGCGGGAAGCCGCACCAGCTAAGAGAGGGGCCCTTCGTCGTCACGGCAGCCATGATCTGGCCTGAGGAGCTGCGAGCCGCCGAGGAGAAGATCCACGGCTTCCTCAAGTACTGGGAGCGGCGGCTGAAAGAGCATCACCCTAACATGGAGATCCCGCCGCTCGAGGAGATACACGCGCGAACGGTCGTGATGGGTGAGGGTTTCTGGCGCGGCGTCAAGCCGAGGCTAAGAAACGAGTTCATCCTTGGCGCGGCTGACCTCGTGGGTCACCTCCCCGTGGTCTTCAACATTGTCGTGCTCAGGATGGAGCCTGGGGCACCCCTAGATCCGCATAGGGTGCGATACGAGGTTCACAAACGCCTCATAGAGCGCATAGTAATGACCGACCCGAGGGTGGACGAGATAGTGGTGAAGTATGATAGCGCTGGCTTCGAGAATCACGGGATAGCGGTGGAGCTGCTCCGCGGCCTACACGAGGGCTACGTGCAGTACCGTGGCGAGGTCTCGATAGGATTCGTCGACTCCAGGAGGAGCCCTCTGATACAGGCCGCGGATCTAATGGCGTATGTTACGAGAATGGTTGAGATGGGGCGCTACCTGGTCAGAGGCATCGAGATAGACAGAGCATTCATCCTCCTTGAGCCCAGGATACGGCGTTGCCCCCACAGCAACGACTACGAGGGCTGCGGCCTCAAACGCGCAACTCTGCACAGGGACGGCAGGATAAGGTAGAGATGGCTGCTTCTCCCCCGCGGGGTACACCGTGCAGGGTGTCCCCGCGGCGGCCGCCGCGGCTACCCCGTGCAGGGGGTTCCGCGGCGACCCATCGCAGCCACTTTGTAAGAACACACACAGAGTATTACTAGTTTTGCGCCGCTCGGCACCAGACTGGAGCAATAGACCGCGGGAATAATATATAGGACTTGCGCCTCGTGGCCAGGCAAAGGTGCCACAGGGCGCTACGCGGAGTGGCTCCGCAGGGAGGTGCTCGCGAGGCTATAGGTCTAGCGTCCACCAGGCCTCGCCTTCAGCAGCGCCTCGCGGAGCTGTATCATGAGGTCGCGTACGCTGCCGCTGCCCTTGAGCACTACCTTGCCGCCAGTGTAGTAGATTACTAGGCGGTGCCTGTTAAGCCACCCATATATCGCTATGATGAGACCCACAATAATGAAGGGAAGTAGCTCAATGCTTTTGAATGACGTGCTGTTCCTCGCCTCGAGCACTCCAATGGACTGGTCGATCATTAGCGCCAGTATCCAGGGCAGCACGAAGGCTATGAAGAGGCCCAGAACCACTAGCCCGAGCGAAATTGTTAGCTCCACCGAGTGGATGCTCGACAAGAGGATGTCCTTCAGCCACAAGCCCCGTGTCATTATGAGCCTGAGATTTGTTACTGCGACCTTCACGCCATTGATCTCGCCCTGCCAGAGGAGATCCTCACTGGGAGCCAGGACGGGGATACCCCTGCCCCTAGTCAAGGCTCACGAACCCGCCAGCAAAGTCAACCCTTCTTAGATAAAACACGTAGACACCCATACAGACCTGTTCAGAGAAGAGACTCGCAACATTCAGTTCCATATACCTGCCAGATAAAATCCTAGCGCAGTTTGAGCCACCCTAGCTTTGCTAGTAGATGCTCCAGCCCCTCGCTTAGGCAAAAGACCACGGCCCTGCCGCCCCTATGCTTGGCGTATACGCGTCTAACCAGCCAGCCGTGCTCGGCTAGGCGGCGTATGTTGCGCTCCACGGTGTGCCACTCGACTACGTTCTCCCATCCCCTCCTCTCATAGTACATCCTC
The window above is part of the Pyrodictium delaneyi genome. Proteins encoded here:
- a CDS encoding AMP phosphorylase, producing the protein MKPAHLRVEPVDIDVGCDVVFLNPHDAERLGIVAGSRVSVVCGGRGLGALAAVNPSVEAGKAAISRGLLKKLDECSSVEVYPLDLPPSFDAFKRRLEGKKLDAGDYKRFISDIVSGFYDDAQIAAFLVSQLHHKLSEEELGYLIRAMVETGEVVSFGEPVYDEHSIGGVPGNSKVALLVVPTVASKGLLIPKTSSRAITSPAGTADTMEVLARVTFSAEEIHEMALKARGLIVWGGALNLAPADDIFVRIERRIGIDPPAQMVASILAKKLAMSVSRLVIDIPVGRGAKVEDEKEATSLASMFLSQASRLGVTMRVALTFGGEPIGFAVGPALEAQEALETLIKGDGPPGLIEKACSLAGLVFELGGVAPRGRGYSLACELLRSGAAYSKFREIIEVQEGDPDVKPDDIRLASRQFTLESPRDGVVTSIDNVAITLAAKAAGAPDDKSAGIKLHVKTGYRVRKGDPLLTIYASNDARLHEAIRIIEEYNAVMIEGVIVKLLP
- a CDS encoding RNA polymerase — translated: MKFCSRCGGLMIPVGREGENVLLRCTRCGYTESAQGGQLRDYTIVGATPEQERTITTLKVSEAKRRPVRSLEEWEQEREEYREVLQELLQEELEGAEE
- a CDS encoding DUF3800 domain-containing protein — its product is MGSQSRRVLLAYVDESGKPHQLREGPFVVTAAMIWPEELRAAEEKIHGFLKYWERRLKEHHPNMEIPPLEEIHARTVVMGEGFWRGVKPRLRNEFILGAADLVGHLPVVFNIVVLRMEPGAPLDPHRVRYEVHKRLIERIVMTDPRVDEIVVKYDSAGFENHGIAVELLRGLHEGYVQYRGEVSIGFVDSRRSPLIQAADLMAYVTRMVEMGRYLVRGIEIDRAFILLEPRIRRCPHSNDYEGCGLKRATLHRDGRIR
- a CDS encoding integrase; this encodes MQQDGATDMPGVAATPLRLTPELLRGFLGWLVDEGLSQESKQYREYTNKAREVVGVVLDCQTVAELAKRSKRWHEFVSRLLTYVGHKRGLGLKRVAADLRDCMPRKAAGGEDTYVPPLERVVKAGRKLSGDPEAYAAWLLLVSTGARFTTVVDVLLSFERERLVCLDTGVCRYHVDYKRGEKEQWAMYAPEEVWRWLAERLPMNVPEGEDRDRLYEDLRVRVVANGGVRVKHYRNFVFNKMIELGIPEGVADWVIGHKPDTVGRKNYLAKLAQADKWYPLYAQWLRREILSKL